From Cygnus atratus isolate AKBS03 ecotype Queensland, Australia chromosome 1, CAtr_DNAZoo_HiC_assembly, whole genome shotgun sequence, the proteins below share one genomic window:
- the SLC38A2 gene encoding sodium-coupled neutral amino acid symporter 2 isoform X1, translating to MSSAEMGKFNISPDEDSSSYSSNSNDFSYPYPTKPAAMKSHYADMDPENQNFLLDSNAGKKKYETQYHPGTTSFGMSVFNLSNAIVGSGILGLSYAMANTGIALFVILLLFVSIVSLYSVHLLLKTANEGGSLLYEQLGMKAFGMAGKLAASGSITMQNIGAMSSYLFIVKYELPLVIKTFMNIEENTGEWYLNGDYLVLLVSVILILPLSLLKNLGYLGYTSGFSLLCMVFFLIVVIWKMFQIPCPMGSDIVNMTLINATLAPSVDENITSDDACKPKYFIFNSQTVYAVPILTFSFVCHPAILPIYEELKGRSRKRMMNVSYVSFFAMFLMYLLAALFGYLTFYGNVESELLHTYSAYLGPDVLLLIVRLAVLMAVTLTVPVVIFPIRSSITQLLWAGKEFSWWRHCSITIVLLAFTNVLVIFVPTIRDIFGFIGKHFRVSSGSSLSLGKCSYDLIKLYLPVHLCLPVHKILFLCFVNTGASAAAMLIFILPSAFYIKLVKKEPMKSVQKIGAALFFLSGIVVMTGCMTLIILDWTHSDVSDGH from the exons ATGAGCAGCGCCGAGATGGGCAAGTTCAACATCTCGCCCGACgaggacagcagcagctacagctCCAACAGCAACGATTTCAGCTATCCCTACCCCACCAAGCCGGCCGCCATGAAGAG CCACTACGCCGATATGGATccagaaaatcagaatttcttGCTCGACTCCAAcgctggaaagaagaaatacgAAACTCAGTAT CATCCGGGTACCACTTCCTTTGGAATGTCAGTATTTAATCTGAGCAATGCTATTGTGGGTAGTGGCATCCTTGGTCTTTCTTATGCCATGGCTAACACTGGAATTGCTCTTTTTGT GATACTCCTGCTATTTGTCTCAATAGTTTCTTTGTATTCAGTGCATCTCCTTTTGAAGACTGCCAATGAAGGAG gaTCTTTATTATATGAACAATTGGGAATGAAGGCATTTGGTATGGCTGGAAAACTTGCTGCTTCTGGATCAATCACAATGCAGAACATTGGAG CTATGTCAAGCTACCTCTTCATAGTGAAATATGAGTTACCATTGGTCATCAAGACATTTATGAACATCGAAGAGAACACAGG AGAATGGTATCTGAATGGCGACTATTTAGTGCTGCTGGTGTCTGTCATCCTCATTCTTCCCCTGTCGTTACTGAAAAATTTAG GATATTTGGGCTATACCAGTGGTTTTTCCTTACTTTGCATGGTCTTTTTCCTGATCGTT GTAATTTGGAAGATGTTTCAGATTCCTTGCCCTATGGGCAGTGACATAGTGAACATGACATTAATAAATGCGACACTGGCACCTTCGGTAGATGAAAACATAACAAGCGATGATGCCTGCAAGCCGAAATACTTCATCTTCAACTCACAG aCTGTCTATGCTGTCCCAATCTTAACATTCTCTTTCGTCTGCCATCCTGCAATTCTTCCTATCTATGAAGAACTGAAAGG CCGAAGCCGTAAAAGGATGATGAATGTGTCCTATGTATCTTTTTTTGCCATGTTCCTCATGTATTTATTGGCTGCTCTCTTTGGATACCTAACGTTTTATG GAAATGTTGAATCGGAACTGCTTCATACCTACTCTGCCTATCTGGGCCCTGATGTTCTTCTTCTTATTGTGCGTCTCGCTGTCCTTATGGCTGTAACCCTTACCGTACCTGTAGTTATTTTCCCa ATCCGCAGTTCCATTACCCAGCTACTGTGGGCAGGGAAAGAGTTCAGCTGGTGGCGTCACTGTTCTATTACAATTGTTCTTCTGGCATTTACCAACGTGCTTGTTATCTTTGTTCCTACTATTCGAGACATCTTCGGATTCATTGGTAAGCATTTTCGTGTCAGTTCAGGCAGTTCCTTAAGTCTTGGAAAATGCAGTTACGAcctaattaaattatatttaccTGTTCACTTATGTTTACCTGttcacaaaattttatttttgtgctttgtgaACACAGGTgcatctgctgctgccatgctgATCTTTATTCTGCCTTCTGCCTTCTATATCAAACTAGTGAAGAAGGAACCAATGAAGTCAGTGCAAAAGATTGGG gctGCGTTATTCTTTCTAAGTGGTATAGTTGTGATGACTGGGTGTATGACACTGATTATTCTAGATTGGACCCATAGTGATGTATCCGATGGCCATTAA
- the SLC38A2 gene encoding sodium-coupled neutral amino acid symporter 2 isoform X2 yields MSSAEMGKFNISPDEDSSSYSSNSNDFSYPYPTKPAAMKSHYADMDPENQNFLLDSNAGKKKYETQYHPGTTSFGMSVFNLSNAIVGSGILGLSYAMANTGIALFVILLLFVSIVSLYSVHLLLKTANEGGMSKYYFASVVFVSYYVLGKCRSNGLFCFLLGSLLYEQLGMKAFGMAGKLAASGSITMQNIGAMSSYLFIVKYELPLVIKTFMNIEENTGEWYLNGDYLVLLVSVILILPLSLLKNLGYLGYTSGFSLLCMVFFLIVVIWKMFQIPCPMGSDIVNMTLINATLAPSVDENITSDDACKPKYFIFNSQTVYAVPILTFSFVCHPAILPIYEELKGRSRKRMMNVSYVSFFAMFLMYLLAALFGYLTFYGNVESELLHTYSAYLGPDVLLLIVRLAVLMAVTLTVPVVIFPIRSSITQLLWAGKEFSWWRHCSITIVLLAFTNVLVIFVPTIRDIFGFIGASAAAMLIFILPSAFYIKLVKKEPMKSVQKIGAALFFLSGIVVMTGCMTLIILDWTHSDVSDGH; encoded by the exons ATGAGCAGCGCCGAGATGGGCAAGTTCAACATCTCGCCCGACgaggacagcagcagctacagctCCAACAGCAACGATTTCAGCTATCCCTACCCCACCAAGCCGGCCGCCATGAAGAG CCACTACGCCGATATGGATccagaaaatcagaatttcttGCTCGACTCCAAcgctggaaagaagaaatacgAAACTCAGTAT CATCCGGGTACCACTTCCTTTGGAATGTCAGTATTTAATCTGAGCAATGCTATTGTGGGTAGTGGCATCCTTGGTCTTTCTTATGCCATGGCTAACACTGGAATTGCTCTTTTTGT GATACTCCTGCTATTTGTCTCAATAGTTTCTTTGTATTCAGTGCATCTCCTTTTGAAGACTGCCAATGAAGGAGGTATGTCGAAGTACTATTTTGCAAGCGTGGTGTTTGTCTCATACTATGTTTTGGGGAAATGCCGTTCCAATgggttgttttgctttcttttaggaTCTTTATTATATGAACAATTGGGAATGAAGGCATTTGGTATGGCTGGAAAACTTGCTGCTTCTGGATCAATCACAATGCAGAACATTGGAG CTATGTCAAGCTACCTCTTCATAGTGAAATATGAGTTACCATTGGTCATCAAGACATTTATGAACATCGAAGAGAACACAGG AGAATGGTATCTGAATGGCGACTATTTAGTGCTGCTGGTGTCTGTCATCCTCATTCTTCCCCTGTCGTTACTGAAAAATTTAG GATATTTGGGCTATACCAGTGGTTTTTCCTTACTTTGCATGGTCTTTTTCCTGATCGTT GTAATTTGGAAGATGTTTCAGATTCCTTGCCCTATGGGCAGTGACATAGTGAACATGACATTAATAAATGCGACACTGGCACCTTCGGTAGATGAAAACATAACAAGCGATGATGCCTGCAAGCCGAAATACTTCATCTTCAACTCACAG aCTGTCTATGCTGTCCCAATCTTAACATTCTCTTTCGTCTGCCATCCTGCAATTCTTCCTATCTATGAAGAACTGAAAGG CCGAAGCCGTAAAAGGATGATGAATGTGTCCTATGTATCTTTTTTTGCCATGTTCCTCATGTATTTATTGGCTGCTCTCTTTGGATACCTAACGTTTTATG GAAATGTTGAATCGGAACTGCTTCATACCTACTCTGCCTATCTGGGCCCTGATGTTCTTCTTCTTATTGTGCGTCTCGCTGTCCTTATGGCTGTAACCCTTACCGTACCTGTAGTTATTTTCCCa ATCCGCAGTTCCATTACCCAGCTACTGTGGGCAGGGAAAGAGTTCAGCTGGTGGCGTCACTGTTCTATTACAATTGTTCTTCTGGCATTTACCAACGTGCTTGTTATCTTTGTTCCTACTATTCGAGACATCTTCGGATTCATTG GTgcatctgctgctgccatgctgATCTTTATTCTGCCTTCTGCCTTCTATATCAAACTAGTGAAGAAGGAACCAATGAAGTCAGTGCAAAAGATTGGG gctGCGTTATTCTTTCTAAGTGGTATAGTTGTGATGACTGGGTGTATGACACTGATTATTCTAGATTGGACCCATAGTGATGTATCCGATGGCCATTAA
- the SLC38A2 gene encoding sodium-coupled neutral amino acid symporter 2 isoform X3, whose protein sequence is MSSAEMGKFNISPDEDSSSYSSNSNDFSYPYPTKPAAMKSHYADMDPENQNFLLDSNAGKKKYETQYHPGTTSFGMSVFNLSNAIVGSGILGLSYAMANTGIALFVILLLFVSIVSLYSVHLLLKTANEGGSLLYEQLGMKAFGMAGKLAASGSITMQNIGAMSSYLFIVKYELPLVIKTFMNIEENTGEWYLNGDYLVLLVSVILILPLSLLKNLGYLGYTSGFSLLCMVFFLIVVIWKMFQIPCPMGSDIVNMTLINATLAPSVDENITSDDACKPKYFIFNSQTVYAVPILTFSFVCHPAILPIYEELKGRSRKRMMNVSYVSFFAMFLMYLLAALFGYLTFYGNVESELLHTYSAYLGPDVLLLIVRLAVLMAVTLTVPVVIFPIRSSITQLLWAGKEFSWWRHCSITIVLLAFTNVLVIFVPTIRDIFGFIGASAAAMLIFILPSAFYIKLVKKEPMKSVQKIGAALFFLSGIVVMTGCMTLIILDWTHSDVSDGH, encoded by the exons ATGAGCAGCGCCGAGATGGGCAAGTTCAACATCTCGCCCGACgaggacagcagcagctacagctCCAACAGCAACGATTTCAGCTATCCCTACCCCACCAAGCCGGCCGCCATGAAGAG CCACTACGCCGATATGGATccagaaaatcagaatttcttGCTCGACTCCAAcgctggaaagaagaaatacgAAACTCAGTAT CATCCGGGTACCACTTCCTTTGGAATGTCAGTATTTAATCTGAGCAATGCTATTGTGGGTAGTGGCATCCTTGGTCTTTCTTATGCCATGGCTAACACTGGAATTGCTCTTTTTGT GATACTCCTGCTATTTGTCTCAATAGTTTCTTTGTATTCAGTGCATCTCCTTTTGAAGACTGCCAATGAAGGAG gaTCTTTATTATATGAACAATTGGGAATGAAGGCATTTGGTATGGCTGGAAAACTTGCTGCTTCTGGATCAATCACAATGCAGAACATTGGAG CTATGTCAAGCTACCTCTTCATAGTGAAATATGAGTTACCATTGGTCATCAAGACATTTATGAACATCGAAGAGAACACAGG AGAATGGTATCTGAATGGCGACTATTTAGTGCTGCTGGTGTCTGTCATCCTCATTCTTCCCCTGTCGTTACTGAAAAATTTAG GATATTTGGGCTATACCAGTGGTTTTTCCTTACTTTGCATGGTCTTTTTCCTGATCGTT GTAATTTGGAAGATGTTTCAGATTCCTTGCCCTATGGGCAGTGACATAGTGAACATGACATTAATAAATGCGACACTGGCACCTTCGGTAGATGAAAACATAACAAGCGATGATGCCTGCAAGCCGAAATACTTCATCTTCAACTCACAG aCTGTCTATGCTGTCCCAATCTTAACATTCTCTTTCGTCTGCCATCCTGCAATTCTTCCTATCTATGAAGAACTGAAAGG CCGAAGCCGTAAAAGGATGATGAATGTGTCCTATGTATCTTTTTTTGCCATGTTCCTCATGTATTTATTGGCTGCTCTCTTTGGATACCTAACGTTTTATG GAAATGTTGAATCGGAACTGCTTCATACCTACTCTGCCTATCTGGGCCCTGATGTTCTTCTTCTTATTGTGCGTCTCGCTGTCCTTATGGCTGTAACCCTTACCGTACCTGTAGTTATTTTCCCa ATCCGCAGTTCCATTACCCAGCTACTGTGGGCAGGGAAAGAGTTCAGCTGGTGGCGTCACTGTTCTATTACAATTGTTCTTCTGGCATTTACCAACGTGCTTGTTATCTTTGTTCCTACTATTCGAGACATCTTCGGATTCATTG GTgcatctgctgctgccatgctgATCTTTATTCTGCCTTCTGCCTTCTATATCAAACTAGTGAAGAAGGAACCAATGAAGTCAGTGCAAAAGATTGGG gctGCGTTATTCTTTCTAAGTGGTATAGTTGTGATGACTGGGTGTATGACACTGATTATTCTAGATTGGACCCATAGTGATGTATCCGATGGCCATTAA